In the genome of Xanthobacteraceae bacterium, one region contains:
- a CDS encoding PAS domain-containing protein, whose translation MLEFFANVSTSEIWLVRFLESRLHCGLMQRRLGSDEMYWSRGMFTILDLDPAVDKPSFSLLQSLQHPDDRVSIERANANIEAAKPLTRRYRVIRHDGTMRVIAEYIEMLFDSAGKPDRSIGVICDVTEQAGLEAQTKLLEKRFEAITRYTGLIVNILRPDGAVTGIVGSGPEHDDELNRRLGYLWKDLIHPEDVQATLASFKQAVDNRQLVIREHRIKQRDGEYRWRRSIWTPVLDDQSNLKEFVSVSEDIEGEKVVPKCSGKNCRITGAQIRAARGIARWSVQQLADTACISPSVIRRIEDYDGVTEGIADTLSSICDAFAKANVEFIFPRTGKPAVRLA comes from the coding sequence GTGTTGGAATTTTTCGCGAACGTGAGCACGAGTGAGATTTGGCTCGTGCGGTTTCTCGAATCACGACTTCATTGCGGGCTGATGCAGCGCAGGCTCGGCTCCGACGAGATGTATTGGTCTCGTGGGATGTTCACAATTCTTGATCTTGATCCAGCGGTCGATAAGCCTTCTTTCTCGCTCCTGCAAAGCCTGCAACACCCAGATGATCGCGTGAGTATCGAGCGTGCAAACGCTAATATCGAGGCTGCGAAGCCGCTCACCCGGCGCTATCGTGTAATTCGCCACGACGGCACTATGCGGGTGATCGCGGAGTATATCGAAATGCTATTCGATTCGGCCGGAAAGCCCGACCGCTCGATCGGTGTGATATGCGATGTCACCGAGCAGGCTGGCCTGGAAGCGCAAACAAAATTGCTGGAAAAGCGTTTCGAGGCGATTACACGCTACACCGGACTGATCGTGAATATTCTTCGTCCAGACGGCGCCGTTACGGGCATCGTCGGCAGCGGCCCAGAGCACGATGACGAATTGAATCGGCGGCTGGGGTATCTCTGGAAAGACCTGATTCATCCGGAGGACGTGCAAGCGACGCTCGCTTCGTTCAAGCAGGCAGTCGACAACAGGCAACTCGTAATAAGAGAGCACAGGATTAAGCAACGAGATGGGGAATACAGATGGCGCAGGTCGATCTGGACGCCGGTTCTGGACGATCAAAGCAACTTGAAAGAGTTCGTCTCGGTATCTGAAGATATTGAAGGCGAAAAAGTCGTTCCGAAATGCAGCGGGAAAAATTGCAGAATAACCGGCGCACAGATCAGGGCGGCGCGGGGCATAGCACGCTGGTCGGTGCAGCAATTGGCGGATACAGCCTGCATTTCACCTTCCGTGATCCGAAGAATTGAAGACTATGACGGCGTAACCGAGGGAATTGCGGATACTCTCTCCTCGATTTGCGATGCTTTTGCGAAAGCGAATGTCGAGTTCATCTTTCCGCGGACCGGCAAACCAGCGGTTCGTTTAGCCTGA
- a CDS encoding ABC transporter permease: MNWRAVHAIYRFEMARTARTLMQSILAPVISTSLYFVVFGAAIGSRITTMEGVDYGSFIVPGLIMLTLLMQSVMNASFGIYFPKFTGTIYELLSAPISFIEIVIGYVGAAATKSIVLGLIILATSYLFVPVKIAHPFWMLSFLVLTAVTFSLLGFIIGIWADGFEKLQVVPLLIITPLTFLGGAFYSVNVLPPFWQVVTFFNPIVYLISGFRWSFYEVADVNVSVSIAMTLVFLLACLAIIWWIFRTGYRLKN; encoded by the coding sequence ATGAACTGGCGCGCAGTCCACGCGATTTATCGTTTCGAGATGGCACGCACCGCGCGCACGCTGATGCAGAGCATTCTCGCGCCGGTGATTTCGACCTCGCTTTATTTTGTGGTGTTCGGTGCAGCCATCGGCTCGCGCATTACCACGATGGAAGGCGTCGATTACGGCTCCTTCATCGTGCCGGGCCTCATCATGCTGACGCTGCTGATGCAGAGCGTGATGAACGCGAGCTTCGGCATCTACTTTCCGAAGTTCACCGGCACGATCTACGAACTTCTATCCGCGCCGATCTCGTTCATCGAAATCGTGATCGGCTATGTCGGCGCGGCGGCAACGAAGTCGATCGTACTCGGCCTCATCATTCTCGCGACTTCCTATCTGTTTGTGCCGGTGAAGATCGCGCATCCGTTCTGGATGCTGTCGTTCCTGGTGCTCACGGCGGTGACTTTCAGCCTGCTCGGCTTCATCATCGGCATCTGGGCCGACGGCTTCGAGAAATTGCAGGTGGTGCCGCTGCTCATCATCACGCCGCTCACCTTCCTCGGCGGTGCATTCTATTCGGTGAATGTGCTGCCGCCGTTCTGGCAGGTCGTGACCTTTTTTAATCCCATCGTCTATCTGATCAGCGGGTTCCGGTGGAGCTTCTATGAAGTCGCCGACGTGAACGTAAGCGTAAGCATTGCGATGACGCTGGTGTTCCTTCTCGCATGCCTTGCCATCATCTGGTGGATTTTCAGGACCGGATACCGGTTGAAGAACTAA
- a CDS encoding ABC transporter ATP-binding protein, producing the protein MQPIIQISGLSKTYATGFDALRNINLEIRRGEIFALLGPNGAGKTTLIGIVCGTINPSKGTVRVDGHDNVTDFRAAREMIGLVPQELTTDAFESVWATVSFSRGLFGKPKNPAYIEKILKDLSLWDKKDNKIMTLSGGMKRRVLIAKALSHEPKILFLDEPTAGVDVELRKDMWQVVRDLRASGVTIILTTHYIEEAEDMADRIGVISKGEIILVEEKKELMRKLGQKRLTLQLQEKLSALPENLFGRAQLSLSQAGDELTYTYDTQAERTGITRLLASLNEAGIRFRDLSTKQSSLEEIFVGLVHGDRNGGAK; encoded by the coding sequence ATGCAGCCGATCATTCAAATCTCCGGGCTATCGAAGACCTACGCCACCGGCTTCGATGCGCTCCGGAACATCAATCTCGAAATTCGCCGCGGCGAAATCTTCGCGCTGCTCGGCCCCAACGGCGCGGGCAAGACCACGCTGATCGGGATCGTCTGCGGTACGATCAATCCGAGCAAAGGCACGGTGCGGGTCGACGGACACGACAACGTCACGGACTTTCGCGCCGCGCGCGAAATGATCGGACTGGTGCCGCAGGAACTTACGACCGACGCCTTCGAATCCGTGTGGGCGACGGTCTCGTTCAGCCGCGGGCTGTTCGGCAAGCCGAAGAATCCGGCCTATATCGAGAAGATTCTCAAAGACCTGTCGCTCTGGGACAAGAAAGACAACAAGATCATGACGCTTTCCGGCGGCATGAAGCGGCGCGTGCTGATTGCGAAGGCGCTCTCGCACGAGCCGAAGATTTTGTTCCTCGACGAACCAACTGCGGGTGTCGATGTCGAGTTGCGCAAGGATATGTGGCAAGTGGTGCGCGATCTGCGCGCGTCGGGCGTCACCATCATTCTCACCACGCATTACATCGAAGAAGCCGAAGATATGGCCGACCGCATCGGCGTCATCTCCAAGGGCGAGATCATCCTCGTCGAGGAGAAGAAGGAACTGATGCGTAAGCTCGGCCAGAAACGCCTCACGCTCCAGCTTCAGGAAAAGCTCTCCGCACTGCCGGAAAATCTGTTTGGCCGCGCGCAGCTTTCGCTTTCGCAGGCCGGCGACGAACTCACTTATACGTATGACACGCAGGCAGAGCGTACTGGCATTACCCGGCTGCTTGCGTCTCTCAACGAAGCTGGCATCCGGTTCCGCGATCTTTCCACCAAGCAAAGTTCGCTTGAGGAAATCTTTGTCGGTCTTGTACACGGCGATCGTAATGGAGGCGCGAAATGA
- a CDS encoding protein-glutamate O-methyltransferase yields the protein MTPQDYAYLSKLLKERSGLQLAGDKQYLLESRLQPIARERNCGSIGELVAKLKQATEEQLRARVTEAMTINESFFFRDKTPFERFEDTVIPALLKNRAEAKRMRIWCAAAATGQEPYSLAMMIKQRPAQFAGWKIDIIATDISNDVLEKARSGLYTQFEVQRGLPIQLLLKYFKQDGDQWRIAQELRDMVQFRKLNLLDNFSSLGVFDAVFCRNVLIYFDATTKESVLTRIARSLAPDGHLLLGAAETVVGLTKLFVPMPEKRGLYIHAAAAAALKAPARVA from the coding sequence GTGACGCCGCAGGATTACGCTTATCTGAGCAAGCTCCTGAAGGAGCGCTCCGGTCTCCAGCTCGCGGGCGACAAGCAGTATCTGCTGGAGAGCCGCCTGCAGCCGATCGCGCGCGAACGCAATTGCGGCTCCATCGGCGAACTGGTTGCGAAACTGAAACAGGCCACGGAAGAGCAACTGCGCGCACGCGTTACCGAAGCGATGACGATCAACGAGTCGTTCTTCTTCCGCGACAAAACGCCGTTCGAGCGTTTCGAGGACACTGTCATCCCCGCGCTGCTGAAAAACCGCGCCGAGGCGAAGCGCATGCGCATCTGGTGTGCTGCAGCGGCGACGGGACAGGAGCCGTATTCGCTTGCCATGATGATCAAGCAGCGGCCGGCGCAATTCGCGGGCTGGAAGATCGACATTATCGCGACCGACATTTCCAATGATGTGCTGGAAAAGGCGCGAAGCGGCCTCTACACGCAATTCGAGGTGCAACGTGGATTGCCGATCCAGTTACTTCTGAAATATTTTAAGCAGGACGGCGATCAGTGGCGCATTGCGCAGGAATTGCGCGACATGGTGCAGTTCCGCAAGCTGAACCTGCTGGATAACTTCTCCAGCCTTGGCGTGTTCGACGCTGTATTCTGCCGGAATGTGCTGATCTATTTCGATGCGACGACGAAAGAAAGCGTGCTGACGCGGATCGCGCGCAGTCTCGCGCCGGACGGCCATTTGCTGCTCGGCGCGGCCGAAACGGTGGTAGGCCTGACCAAACTGTTCGTGCCGATGCCGGAGAAACGCGGGCTTTACATTCATGCCGCGGCGGCGGCCGCGTTGAAGGCACCTGCGCGCGTCGCCTGA
- a CDS encoding chemotaxis response regulator protein-glutamate methylesterase yields MPIPRPLPAARTASPIRVMIVDDAVVVRGLISRWIGVESDMEVVRVCKNGREALEQAEAARPDVVLLDIEMPELDGIATLKELLARKPGLPVIMASTLTRRGAEITLKALSLGAADCVPKPDINRVITASEDFRRELIDKIRHLGKRIAQVQPLVRREPRLPQAFAQQAAANEIKLRAVSRIAPRAILIGSSTGGPQALHTLLKGLAPAVDRVPVLIVQHMPPIFTATLAEHLGRAAGKPAREAINGEPLKPGMIYVAPGGKHLALIRRDTGPEVLIDDGAPIHFCKPAVDALFMSASHALDGRAVGIVLTGMGTDGKKGALSIADNGGNIIAQDEATSVIWGMPGAVANSGACCAVLPLGEIAARTLRIISGERS; encoded by the coding sequence ATGCCCATACCGCGTCCGCTGCCTGCTGCCAGAACCGCGTCTCCGATCCGGGTGATGATCGTCGACGACGCGGTGGTCGTGCGCGGGCTGATTTCGCGCTGGATCGGCGTGGAATCCGACATGGAAGTTGTACGCGTCTGCAAGAACGGGCGCGAGGCGCTGGAACAGGCGGAGGCGGCGCGGCCGGATGTCGTGCTGCTCGACATCGAGATGCCGGAACTCGACGGCATCGCCACCCTGAAGGAGCTGCTCGCGCGCAAGCCGGGCTTGCCGGTGATCATGGCGTCGACACTGACGCGGCGCGGCGCGGAAATCACGCTGAAAGCACTGTCGCTAGGCGCCGCCGATTGCGTGCCGAAGCCCGACATCAATCGTGTCATCACCGCTTCCGAAGATTTTCGCCGCGAGTTGATCGATAAAATCCGTCATCTCGGCAAGCGCATCGCGCAGGTTCAACCGCTCGTGCGCCGCGAGCCGCGATTGCCGCAAGCCTTCGCGCAGCAGGCGGCAGCGAACGAAATCAAGCTGCGCGCGGTTTCGAGAATTGCGCCGCGCGCCATTCTGATTGGTTCGTCCACCGGCGGGCCGCAAGCGTTGCACACTTTGCTCAAGGGATTGGCGCCGGCCGTGGACCGCGTGCCGGTGCTGATCGTGCAGCACATGCCGCCGATTTTCACCGCTACGCTCGCCGAACATCTTGGCCGTGCCGCTGGCAAGCCTGCGCGCGAAGCAATCAACGGCGAGCCGCTAAAACCCGGCATGATCTACGTCGCCCCTGGCGGCAAACACCTTGCGCTGATCCGCCGCGATACCGGACCGGAAGTCCTGATCGACGACGGCGCGCCGATTCATTTCTGCAAGCCGGCGGTGGACGCCTTGTTCATGTCGGCTTCGCACGCGCTTGACGGACGCGCTGTCGGCATCGTGCTGACGGGCATGGGCACCGACGGCAAGAAGGGCGCGCTATCGATCGCCGATAATGGCGGCAACATCATCGCGCAGGACGAAGCCACCAGCGTTATCTGGGGAATGCCGGGCGCGGTAGCGAATTCCGGTGCGTGCTGCGCCGTACTGCCGCTCGGTGAGATCGCCGCGCGCACGCTCAGGATTATTTCAGGAGAACGCTCGTGA
- a CDS encoding response regulator, which produces MKHCLIVDDSSVIRKVARRILENFGFTVMEAADGRQALDTCTKQMPDAILLDWNMPVMDGFDFLRALRAMPGGDKPKVVFCTTENDLAHIARAMHAGADEYIMKPFDKEIVEAKFQEVGLI; this is translated from the coding sequence ATGAAACACTGTCTTATTGTCGACGACTCCAGCGTGATCCGCAAAGTAGCGCGGCGCATCCTGGAAAATTTCGGCTTCACCGTGATGGAGGCCGCCGACGGACGTCAGGCGCTCGACACCTGCACCAAGCAGATGCCCGATGCGATCCTGCTCGACTGGAACATGCCGGTTATGGACGGCTTCGACTTCCTGCGGGCGCTTCGTGCCATGCCGGGCGGCGACAAGCCGAAGGTGGTTTTCTGCACGACGGAAAACGACCTCGCGCACATCGCGCGTGCGATGCATGCCGGCGCGGACGAATACATCATGAAGCCGTTCGACAAGGAAATCGTCGAAGCGAAATTCCAGGAAGTCGGGCTGATCTGA
- a CDS encoding chemotaxis protein CheW, translating to MTASTNETEYVTAWIAGQLFGIPIHQVHDVFEIGKITAVPLAQPEVAGVLNLRGRVVTAIDMRRRLGIAAGEKAARIAIGIDYGGEAYGLLVDSMGEVLRLPAASLDANPINMPAGWAQVSTGLHRLEDRLMVVLDIDRVFDLQTGTLAA from the coding sequence ATGACCGCGAGCACGAACGAAACGGAATATGTGACCGCGTGGATCGCCGGGCAGTTGTTTGGCATTCCGATCCATCAGGTCCACGACGTATTCGAAATCGGCAAGATCACCGCCGTGCCGCTGGCGCAGCCCGAAGTTGCGGGCGTACTCAATCTGCGCGGCCGCGTGGTGACGGCGATCGACATGCGTCGCCGCCTCGGCATTGCAGCCGGCGAGAAGGCGGCGCGCATCGCCATTGGCATCGATTACGGAGGAGAAGCCTACGGGTTGCTGGTCGACTCGATGGGCGAAGTGCTGAGACTGCCCGCGGCGTCGCTCGACGCCAATCCCATCAACATGCCGGCCGGTTGGGCGCAGGTCTCCACGGGACTGCACCGGCTCGAAGACCGCTTGATGGTCGTGCTCGACATCGACCGCGTATTCGATCTGCAAACCGGCACGCTCGCGGCGTGA
- a CDS encoding hybrid sensor histidine kinase/response regulator produces MNDLLQEFLAETSESLDVVDVELVRFEQEPNNAEMLGRIFRLVHTIKGTCGFIGLPRLEALAHAAETVMGKFRDGAQVTPEAVSLVLATIDRLKEILAELEKTQSEPAGSDGDLIVQLEQMAIAGVDAPPPAEEITVGSLSPQVLERPLKPGEVSLDELERAFRETPGPGEEKEKRDGSDRRMGERRHPDTAPGGVQTLRVSVDTVEKLMTMVSELVLTRNQLLEIVRRHSESEFKVPLQRLSNVTAELQEGVMKTRMQPIGNAWAKLPRIVRDLGHELGKEIELEMHGAETELDRQVLDIIRDPLTHMVRNSADHGLESTEDRRAAGKPVHGTIRLSAYQASGQIVIEIADDGRGLNTEKIRKRAIASGLIGENDRPTEAQLQKLIFAPGFSTAEKVTSVSGRGVGMDVVKTNIDQIGGTIDLRSTPGRGSTFTIKIPLTLAIVPALVVEAHGERFAIPQVAVVELVHRGAGSANTVETINDAPVLRLRDKLLPLLSLGKMLKLPGAMKVQEESFVVVMQVGASVFGVIVDDVLQTEEIVVKPMASKLRHIKVLGGNTILGDGSVIMILDPNGIAETIGATREERIIDDFAKEKVQDEDEASRPVSLLMFRAGSDSLKAVPLSLVTRLEVIDATKIERSGNRTMVQYRGGLMPLVPVDPACKLVSEGKQPLLVFTDGGRSVALIVDEIVDIVEDRLEIRVGSESDGMIGSAIVRGQATEIVDIAHFLPLGFADWFHRKQGGAQLRKRLVLVDDSAFFRNMLAPVLQAAGYEVAVYANAKDALSALDRSGNADVIVTDIEMPDMDGYAFSEALRGNARLAQIPVIGLSSTINNNAVVRSERAGMAGYVAKFDRRGLLQALKTLSVDMQEAA; encoded by the coding sequence ATGAACGACCTGCTTCAGGAGTTTCTCGCCGAAACCAGCGAAAGCCTCGACGTCGTTGACGTCGAGTTGGTCCGGTTCGAGCAGGAGCCGAACAACGCCGAGATGCTGGGCCGCATTTTCCGGCTGGTTCACACCATCAAGGGTACCTGCGGCTTCATCGGACTGCCGCGACTCGAAGCGCTGGCGCACGCCGCTGAAACGGTGATGGGCAAATTCCGCGACGGCGCGCAGGTCACGCCGGAAGCGGTGTCGCTGGTGCTGGCGACCATCGACCGCCTGAAAGAAATTCTCGCCGAACTGGAAAAGACTCAGAGCGAACCGGCCGGTTCGGACGGCGATCTCATCGTGCAGCTCGAACAGATGGCGATTGCCGGCGTGGATGCGCCGCCGCCCGCGGAAGAAATCACGGTCGGCTCGCTCAGCCCGCAGGTGCTGGAGCGTCCACTGAAGCCCGGCGAAGTCTCGCTCGACGAACTGGAGCGCGCGTTCCGCGAAACGCCGGGTCCGGGCGAGGAAAAGGAAAAGCGCGACGGTTCTGACCGCCGCATGGGCGAGCGCCGTCATCCCGACACCGCGCCGGGCGGTGTGCAGACGTTGCGCGTCTCGGTCGACACGGTCGAAAAGCTGATGACGATGGTTTCGGAGCTGGTGCTGACGCGCAACCAGTTGCTTGAAATCGTCCGCCGTCATTCGGAGAGCGAATTCAAGGTGCCGCTGCAGCGGCTCTCGAACGTGACCGCCGAGTTGCAGGAAGGCGTCATGAAAACGCGCATGCAGCCGATCGGCAATGCATGGGCCAAGCTGCCGCGCATCGTGCGCGATCTCGGCCACGAACTCGGCAAGGAAATCGAACTGGAGATGCACGGTGCCGAGACCGAACTCGATCGGCAGGTGCTCGACATCATCCGCGACCCGCTGACCCACATGGTCCGCAATTCCGCGGACCACGGACTGGAAAGCACGGAAGATCGCCGCGCCGCCGGCAAGCCCGTGCACGGCACGATCCGGCTCTCCGCCTATCAGGCGAGCGGGCAGATCGTCATCGAAATCGCCGACGACGGCCGCGGGCTGAATACCGAGAAAATCCGCAAGCGCGCCATCGCGTCGGGCCTGATCGGCGAGAACGACCGGCCGACGGAAGCGCAGTTGCAGAAGCTGATCTTCGCGCCTGGCTTCTCCACCGCCGAGAAAGTGACGAGCGTTTCCGGCCGCGGTGTCGGCATGGATGTTGTGAAGACGAACATCGACCAGATCGGCGGCACCATCGACCTGCGCTCGACGCCGGGCCGCGGTTCCACGTTCACGATCAAGATTCCGCTGACCCTCGCCATCGTTCCGGCGCTGGTCGTCGAAGCGCATGGCGAGCGTTTTGCGATTCCGCAGGTTGCGGTGGTCGAACTCGTGCATCGTGGCGCTGGCAGCGCGAACACGGTCGAAACCATCAACGATGCGCCGGTGCTGCGCCTGCGCGACAAGCTCCTTCCGCTGCTTTCGCTTGGCAAGATGTTGAAGCTGCCCGGCGCGATGAAGGTGCAGGAAGAATCCTTCGTGGTCGTGATGCAGGTCGGTGCCAGCGTGTTCGGCGTCATCGTGGACGACGTGCTGCAAACCGAAGAAATCGTCGTGAAGCCGATGGCTTCCAAGCTGCGCCATATCAAGGTGCTCGGCGGCAACACGATTCTCGGCGACGGCTCCGTCATCATGATTCTCGACCCGAACGGGATCGCGGAGACGATCGGTGCGACGCGCGAGGAGCGCATCATCGACGACTTCGCGAAAGAGAAAGTGCAGGACGAAGACGAGGCTTCGCGTCCGGTTTCGCTCCTGATGTTCAGGGCGGGCAGCGACTCGCTGAAAGCCGTGCCGCTCTCGCTGGTGACGCGCCTCGAAGTAATCGACGCTACGAAGATCGAGCGCTCCGGCAATCGCACGATGGTGCAATATCGCGGCGGGTTGATGCCGCTGGTTCCGGTCGATCCGGCTTGCAAGCTGGTCAGCGAAGGCAAGCAGCCGCTACTCGTATTCACCGATGGCGGACGCTCGGTCGCGCTGATTGTCGACGAGATCGTCGACATCGTCGAGGACCGCCTCGAAATCCGCGTGGGAAGCGAGAGCGATGGCATGATTGGTTCCGCCATCGTGCGCGGGCAGGCGACCGAGATCGTCGATATTGCGCACTTCCTGCCGCTCGGCTTCGCCGACTGGTTCCACCGCAAGCAGGGCGGTGCGCAACTGCGCAAGCGCCTCGTGCTGGTGGATGACTCCGCGTTCTTCCGCAACATGCTCGCGCCGGTCTTGCAGGCCGCGGGATATGAAGTCGCGGTCTATGCCAATGCAAAGGATGCACTTTCCGCGCTGGATCGCTCAGGCAACGCCGATGTTATCGTGACCGATATCGAGATGCCGGACATGGACGGCTATGCCTTCTCGGAAGCGCTGCGTGGGAACGCGCGGCTCGCGCAAATTCCGGTGATTGGTCTTTCCTCGACCATCAATAACAATGCAGTCGTGCGCAGCGAGCGCGCGGGTATGGCCGGTTATGTCGCGAAGTTCGATCGCCGCGGGTTGTTGCAGGCGCTGAAAACGCTTTCCGTGGACATGCAGGAGGCCGCATGA
- a CDS encoding histidine phosphotransferase has product MSAPVELSSLDLAALLCSKVCHDLINPVAAIKNGFQLVDMDQKPESREEAYKLIRQSAESATAKLEFARIAFGAAGSAGAQIDVGDVADLARGVFEPGTKVAFNIPKTLLPKNRVKLLLNLIVIAGAMIPRGGTMTIDPIGSGESMGFTVRVEGSRVVVHPAVEALLSGTPAETVNAQSIQPFYTGVLARAEGMKAVLAADSAGATLSAQ; this is encoded by the coding sequence ATGAGCGCTCCCGTCGAACTTTCCTCCCTCGATCTTGCGGCCCTGCTTTGCTCCAAGGTCTGCCACGACCTCATCAATCCGGTCGCGGCGATCAAGAACGGCTTTCAACTGGTCGACATGGACCAGAAGCCGGAGTCCCGCGAGGAAGCCTACAAGCTGATCCGGCAAAGCGCGGAGAGCGCGACCGCGAAGCTGGAATTCGCGCGGATCGCCTTTGGCGCCGCCGGTTCGGCAGGCGCGCAGATCGATGTCGGCGACGTGGCCGACCTGGCCCGCGGCGTGTTCGAGCCGGGGACCAAGGTCGCCTTCAACATCCCCAAGACGCTGCTTCCGAAAAACCGCGTGAAGCTGCTCCTCAACCTCATCGTCATCGCGGGCGCGATGATCCCGCGCGGCGGTACCATGACCATCGACCCGATCGGCTCCGGTGAGAGTATGGGCTTCACGGTGCGGGTCGAAGGCTCGCGGGTCGTGGTCCATCCGGCGGTTGAGGCGCTGCTCTCCGGCACGCCCGCCGAGACGGTCAACGCCCAGTCGATCCAGCCCTTCTATACGGGGGTGCTGGCCCGCGCCGAGGGCATGAAGGCGGTGCTTGCCGCCGACAGCGCAGGGGCGACGCTGAGCGCTCAATAA
- the cysQ gene encoding 3'(2'),5'-bisphosphate nucleotidase CysQ produces the protein MNRTERARVLAGMVEAAARAGTRIREMAAAGVVARSKPDSSPVTEADEAAEAIIEEYLAKLLPGVPVVGEESYARGVKVKPGSSFFLVDPIDGTREFMAKRDEYTVNIALLIDHSPALGVIYAPALAELFAGGANGAFRLALAPGMEVSRAEQTEIRVRPKPKEPVAVVSRSHPDSATQAWLKQRGITQTIKVGSSLKFARVAEGKADVYARLASISEWDIAAGHALVQAAGGIMRTPQGKPLHYGKRSEGYEAESFVASAVAF, from the coding sequence ATGAATCGAACCGAGCGAGCGCGCGTATTGGCCGGCATGGTGGAAGCCGCGGCGCGCGCCGGCACCCGTATCCGCGAGATGGCTGCAGCCGGGGTGGTCGCGCGCTCCAAGCCGGACTCCAGTCCCGTCACCGAAGCCGACGAGGCGGCGGAAGCGATCATCGAGGAATACCTCGCGAAGCTGCTGCCGGGCGTGCCGGTGGTCGGCGAAGAATCCTATGCACGCGGCGTGAAGGTGAAGCCGGGCAGCAGTTTCTTTCTCGTCGATCCCATCGACGGTACGCGCGAGTTCATGGCAAAGCGCGACGAATACACCGTCAACATCGCGCTCCTGATCGACCACTCGCCCGCGCTCGGCGTGATCTATGCGCCCGCGCTGGCCGAACTGTTCGCCGGCGGCGCGAACGGCGCGTTCCGCCTCGCGCTTGCGCCGGGCATGGAAGTTTCGCGGGCGGAACAGACAGAGATACGGGTTCGCCCAAAACCGAAAGAGCCGGTCGCAGTCGTCAGCCGTTCGCATCCCGACAGCGCGACGCAGGCATGGCTGAAGCAGCGCGGCATCACGCAGACGATCAAGGTCGGCTCGTCTTTGAAGTTCGCGCGCGTCGCCGAAGGCAAGGCCGACGTCTATGCGCGGCTCGCTTCCATCAGCGAATGGGACATCGCCGCCGGTCACGCGCTGGTGCAGGCGGCAGGCGGCATCATGCGAACGCCGCAAGGCAAGCCGCTGCATTACGGCAAACGCAGCGAAGGCTATGAGGCGGAAAGTTTCGTCGCTTCCGCCGTCGCGTTCTAG